A window of Quercus robur chromosome 12, dhQueRobu3.1, whole genome shotgun sequence genomic DNA:
tgtaggttcgactttccaagactgatacttgtcccatcagcccatacccaaagtggttgggggtggttgtaaaagctgaagagcatggctctgtcaggtgcagagtattcaatggcagtaatggcagctttccctttgtctttGGTTGTTATACTATCCAGTGCCCCTTTCTCTAttaacatagatattttaggtttttcccaaaactgtttttataccattcttgccctttctttcagggggacctcggatatgccgaggacagaattatcctcggctatgtctcaagactacttggacttttattacacatcctcggctataccccttctcggctcgggccttgggccccaatgtaaaaatgggccagggccacaaattctTGGGACCCACAGAAATTATCCAGCGTATTATTCAGGAAATTCTTGCATTTATCTCTTTATTTGCTTTCCTATGAATATGTGTGTGCAAATTATCTTATGTTTCTCTGTATATGTTCCGTTCTATAGGATCTATTCTAATTCCCAAGCAGGTACATCGTCTTGTTACCATAACAAGGATATTGATGATGTGAATGAGACAATAGAGTTGGATCATGATGTTGAAGGATTAGAGGATGTTGCGAGTTTGCCTCGTGATATTTTGGAAGCTCTAAACACAGAGAGCGAAGGGTCTAAGCCCAACATACAAGAAACTGAAGTGATTAACCTTGCTGACGAAGGCGAGAATGAAAAACCCGTCAAGGTTAGGGTGAACTTTCCTAAAGACATGAAGCCTGAGCTCATAGCACTACTCAAAGAGTTCAAGGAGATATTTGCTTGGTCGTACCAAGATATGCCAGGGTTGGATACTGAGATTGTCGTGCACAGAATTCCAGTTAAGTCAGAATGCCCTCCAGTGCGGCAAGCCCTTCAAAGGATGAAATCTGAGATCAAGGAGGAAGTAGAAAAGCAGTTGAAAGCCGGTTTCCTTACCGCGATAACCTACTCAGATTGGGTCGCCAACATTGTTCCCTTGCCTAAGAAAGATGGGAAAGTATGCATGTGCGTCGACTATAGGGATTTAAACTAGGCTAGCACCAAGGATAACTTTCCATTGCCACATATCGATACCCTGATCGATAATATCGCTACTAACAGGTTCTTTTCCTTCATGGACGGGTTCTTAGGCTATAATCAGATCAAAATGGCTGAGGAAGACAAAGCTAAGACTGCATTCACCACTCATTGGGGAACCTATGCATATGATGTCATGCCATTCGGCTTAAAGAATGCTAGTGCTACTTATTAGCAAGCCATGGTAACCTTGttccatgatatgatgcataaaGAGATTGAAGTTTACATGGATGACATGATTGCCAAATCCCACACTGCCAGGGATCATTTATTAGATTTGAGAAAGCTGTTCAAGCGCCTTATCAAGTATAGGTCGAGACTAAACCCTAACAAGTGCGTCTTTGGAGCTGGTTTAGGGAAATTGCTTGGCTTCATATTCAGCCAAAGAGGAATCAAAGTGGACCTAGCAAAAGTCCAAGCTATCCGAGACATACCGACACTGCAAATTGAGAAACAAATTCGTAGCTTCATAGGCAAAGTCAATTACATAGCTCGCTTTATAGTGAGTTAACCGCCACATGTGATCCACTattcaagctcttgaagaaagaCACAAAGATAGAAAGGATAGATGAGTGCCAAGTGGCCTTTGACAAGATCAAGTAGTATTTGTTGAACCCTCCTGTTTTAGTTCCATCGACGCTAGGATATCCGTTGATCCTCTACCTAGCGGTACAAGAAACCTTCATGGGCTGCATGTTAGGCCAATTGGCTGAGCCCAACAAGAAAGAAAGGGAGATTTATTAGTTAAGCAAGAAGTTCACTAGTTGTGAGATTAATTATATCGCCATTGAAAAGATGTGTTGCGCCCTAGCATGGGCATCACGCAAGTTGCAGCAATATATGCTCTACTACACCACGCGGCTCATTTCCCGCATGTATCCCATTAAGTACATCTTTGAAAAGCCAGCTCTTATAGGGAAGATCTCTCGTTAGAAAATGTTGCTCTCTGAGTTTGACATTGTGGCTGTGACAAGAAAGGCCATCAAGGGCCAGGCCATAGCCGATTACCTAGCGGACCAACTACTGAATGATCCAGAATTTTCAGAATCCCTCTTCCCTGATGAGAACTGCGTAAAATAAATTGCCCtggtttagggttttgtgaggTTCTAATCCTGCAGATTGGCTAAAAGTGGCCTCGACTTTGTAGACCATACCATAATGCTAATAACGAATGCAGACACTTCGAATGAGATCTCCTTAGACACGCCATGAGGTGGTATGCATTGGTTGTTCCTGTTATTACCTGAGCGGGCTAAAAATCCAAGGATAGGCCTTTTTAGGCAACATCATGAGAAACGACTCCCTTTGTCCTCCAAATAGGCTGCAAAAGCTGCCGCATGGCCGAGATCAATCTCTAGCGTTTTTCTGTTGTAAATTCTGACTATCGGGGTTGAACTGACCCTTGAACTAGGTGAACTGGGCTTTGAAAATGAAGTTCAAGACATTTGGGAGTGCTGAACGAGATGCCCAAATATAAATTGCCCCAGTGTAGGATTTATGGGGCTTCGGATGCGCGAGCGAGAGTGTCTAGCAATCCTGTTTACTGGTGGGCTGACCGCGCACTAGGCGAGTGCTAAAATGAGGGAATCTTTGCTCCAAGGTGATCAAAAACATGCCAAATAGGGAGGGAGCGCTCAGAATGTGTGTAGGTTTGTGCCTGGGGGGCTAAAAAGCCCTGGCATGTGATTTTTCtaggctttcttttttctttttcttcacccAAAATGCTTAGAAAACATTgcttttcactattttttgcgTAGATCTTTATCAAATTGTCAGATTTTAGCAAGATCCGTTCATGGATGCTCTTGGTGCTCACTCCAACGACACCTTGGTTGAGCTCGAGAGGGAAAACTGCCACGAGATGAAGCTTAAGAGGTGGTGGGGCTTTTTTTCTTGTGGTGACCAGGCACTCATCCTGCAGCTTCTTGGAGATGCCATTGCTTTTCTTCACACCACACTAGATTTGCATTTGTTGGAGGTCATCACCTCTTGCTAGGACCCTACTTTAAGAGGCGTCACCATTGGAGATGTTGACTTGGTGCTTACCTTGGAGGAGTATGATtgtttcctttctctttctacTCCTTTGAGCACTGTTTTTATTCCATCAGTGCGGACATGCTACTGTAAGAGGCTCACTAATTTGATGGGTTTCAAGAGGCCTGTTGTGGAGGTGCTAACTTGGTATGGCAGTAGGATAGAAGGGAGCATGTCCTTTGAGTTTTTGCATGATCGGTTCCATTTACCGGAGTGCGTTGTAGCTACCAAGACgattttgtggatttggagCAATGGTGAGCATCTTATCGGCGTCATGCCTTCTTGGTGGCCTTTTTTGGTGCAGTTCCCTTCACCCTTTAGAGTTGTCAGTTTTGTCGTTCTCCCTTTGGTGAGTGCCTTACTTCATGGTACCTTTCATTCGTGCTTTACTTTCCGAGACCATTAGATCCTTGTCCTCATGTCGGGAGGCGGGTAGGGGTAGGCTAGGCTGCTGCATTCACATGTTACAGTTGTGGTTCTATAGCCACTTGAGTGTCATTGCCAGGGATCAGCCCATGGGCTTTGTGAGTAGGAATAAAGTCCAGTTTACTGTATCTCTCGCTCTTCCTTTTTTCAGGGATACTGATGGTTGGCTGAGATACTTGTGCAGCCTAAGTCCCACTGACTAGACCTGGAGAGTCAAGTGGGGTATCACTAGATGGCAAGGGTAGACCCATTGTGTCGGTTTACTTGGCATTCCCTTGGTGGGCATCTGGGGGTGCATTGGGTATTTCCCAGGCATGGCCATGTGACAGTTTAGGGTTATCCAGCATATTCCCCAACTTAGTGATCTTTCTACTGTTACCTGTGAGTACGGGCTTGTGGAAATTGATGTAGCAGTGATATGGCGTGCTTCTAAGTTCTGGGAGGCATGCAAGTCAAGCATTGACTTCCCCCTCTGTTCTAGGGATGACCAGGAGTGGTTTTCTGCTAAGTTTAAAGTGTGGCGAGACACGAGGGATCCCGTCTTTATGCTTGACTTATCATCACCAGTTTTGGCCGATTTGCCATTTCCGACTGATATTTTGAGAGATTATACTCTAGAGTTCGAGATTAGGGTTGAGAGGGCCCTTGCGAATTTGAGGGAGTGCCTGAGGGAGGCTTTCAAGGACAGAGATGCAGCAGGGAGATAGTTGATACACTCATGGAGGATATTGGGAGATGAGCAGTGCACAGGAGAGTGAGCTCACTAGTCTTAGGGTAGAGCTCGATCGAAGGGGGCTAGCTTCTCCAGGCACTGAGGTAGAGTGTGTTCAGTTGAGATCCCGGGTTGTGGGTTTGGAGGACAAGCTTGTAGCTCTTACTCGGAGGTTTGCTGCTCTAGATTACACTTGGGATAAGGAGAGAGCCGCATTGGAGGCTAGCAGCAGGGCCAATGGCTTAGCACTGGAGCTAGTGCAGGCGAAATCCTATATTCACTCCACTTTGGGCATGGAGTAGGGGTGAGAGGGCGATGAGCTTAGTGAGCTGCAGCTGGCTTTCTATCGCCTTCAGATTGAGTTGGCCGAGAGAAAGGAAGCCCTAAGAGTTGCTACTGCAGAGGTGGGCACCTTACAGGCTTTGTTAGAGACTAAGAGACAGGGCTCTACTTCTGATTCCACGATGGAGAGGGAGATAGTCTGTCTTTGACATTCCCATGATAGACTTAGAGAGATTACTAGAGACCTGGGCTTTGATGTAGTCAGATTGCTTCGCACTCATGCTTAGGATTACCCAACTCTCCGCACTAGTTTTGGGAGGTTGTGCCAGGCCGTGTTTGATCGCTCGGGCCATGTTTGACTGGCTGGCATTCTTTTCTGTTTACTTTGTTTCTACCCGTGAGCTATGTAGTTAGTATCCCACCATGTATGGAAAGGTCCTTCATAAATTGCTAGGCAATTGCGTAAGGCCTTCCGCTTTTTGTTTGAGTTCTTAAAGCATAGTCTAGTATGTTAGGCATGCTTAGAAACTAAGAGATAGTGGAGTGAGATGTTTATGATGATATATAGGATATATTTATGAGATGAGATTTCATTTTTGATATTGGAATGTATGAAAGAAATAGAATGACACAATACAGGCATGTTGATGAATATGCAGGCAAATACTTTGAAAATGCAAGATTATACAAATAAGTGATAAATGTAAAATCCATGCATATCAATATCTTATTTTTCCAAGGATACATCCTGTTCTAGATggatcttttccttttcccatcGGGGTACATTTCCAGTCGGCATAAGCTAGAACATCTTGAGTAGACCACTCGGTCGTGGCAGTGTTGTAGACAGGGAGCAATCTTAAAGCTATCTTCATATCTTGTCTTGGATGCTGGAtccatttaattttctaattttgatCATATATTTGAGGGGATTCAAATgactagtttttctttgaagatGTAACCGAACCAAGATGGTTGCCTACGTACCTCCACGAggaaggatcaggtcatcaCATAGTTCAACTGACTTTTgattgccttaatttttgcctagaccgccctttcgggttttcaatctacctttttacattttctcaccctctctttcttttggctCTCCTTTTGCATAAAccgcccttttgggttttcaatctacccttttacatatttttgttttttgttctttttgttttgttttgtttttttttttaattttttttatacaaaaatgtAGAAATAAGGCGCACTGATAGGTTCCTTCATGCAAAGTACCATATGATGGCGTTAGAATTGGTGCGCATATTGAAGTCATGCCCGTCCATGTCGGCTAGAATCAAGGCTCCTCCGAAAAAGGCCTTCTTTACCACATATGGGCCCTTGTAAGTGGGGCAAACTTTCCTTTGTGATCAAGCATGGCCTAGTTGCGCTTCTTCAAGACTAGATCGCCTTCTTcaaagactttaggtttaactTTCTTGTTGAATGCTCGCTCGACACGGCGTTGGTACATCTATCCATGGTACATTGCAATCATGCACTTTTCATCTATCATTTTCAATTGTTCATATTGGGAGCGGGCCCATTCAACTTTTGATAGCTTTGTTTGAGATaaaatcctaagagacgggATTTCTACCTCTACGGGGAGGACGAGCTCCATGCCATATACCAATGAATACGGGGTTGCACCCGTGGAAGTACGAACAGAAGTGCGATATGAACACAGAGCAAATGGCAAGTTCTCGTGCCAATCCTTGTATGTGTCTGTCATCTTCACCaagattttctttatattcttgtTAGCGGCTTCCACTGCACCATTCATCTAAGGGCGATAAGGAACCGAATTTCTGTGCTAGATCTTGAATTGTTAGCAGAGTTGCTAGATCATTTTCTCGTTTAGATTTGTCCCATTATCTGTAATGAGCTCTTCTGTCACGCCGTAGCGGTAAATAATGTTGTGTTTCAGGAACCGGGCTACCACTGCTTGAGTGATGCTCTTGTACAAAGTGGCTTCCACctattttgtgaaataatcaatagcCACCAAGATGTACTCGTGACCTTTTGAGGCTTTTGGAATCATAGGTTCAATGACATCCATACCCCAGGTTGAGAAGGGCCATGGTGCCGCTAAAGAATGCAAAGGTTGAGGAGGAGTGTTCTTCCTGTCTTGATAGGCTTGGCAACGGTGGCATGTCCTCACATGTTTAATGCAATCATTTTACATGGTGAGCCAGTAATGATCGGCTTATAATCTTGCGGGCCAACAGGGGTCCACTGGCATGAGCCCCAAGTAAGCCTTCATGCATCTCTTCCATCAGGTGATAAGCCTTAGAGGCATCTATGCATCGAAGCAAGGTAGAATCATGGTTCCTTTTGTACAGGACTTCTCCACTCAAGAAAAATTGGCAGGCCATGCGCCGAATAAACTTCTTTTCACTGTCCGTTGCATCGGGCGAGTATTCACTGCTCTTGATATAAGCCTTGATATCATGGTACCATGGCTTTCCGTCCGCTTCGACTTCAACACTCATGCATTCTTTGATGTTCATGCAATAGGTTGGAACGCCACGGACTTCTATGTGCAATTGCCGCATATCATCTCCTTCTGATAACTTGACCATGCTAGCCAGGGCGTCTGCAAACTAGTTGGGTGCTCGGGGCAAATAGGCAAATGTGatgttttgaaatttcaaaatcaagcGATTGACGCATTTCTGATACGAAATCAACTTGGTGTCTCGGACTTGCCATTTTCCTTCGATTTGGGAGATGATCAACAGGGAATCTCAAAAGACACTCAAGTCATTGGTGCCAAACTCTGGGGCCACTTATAGGCCGACTATGCACGCTTTGTATTCCGTGACATTGTTGGTGCAATCAAAATTCAACTTGATTGAAACAAGGATTTGCTGGCCCTTAGGGGAAACTAAGACTGCTCCCACTCCATTTCCGGTAGAATTGGTGGCTCCATCGAAATAGAGCTTCCAACGCCATGGTTCCACACCATCTGGTTCTGGTTCTAGTGCCATGACATCCTCATCAGGGAAGAGGGATTCTGAAAGTTCTGGATCATTTAGCGGTTGGTCCACTAGGTAATCGACTATGGCTTGGCCCTTGATGGCCTTTCTTGTCACAAACACAATGTCGAACTCGGAGAGCAACATTTGCCAAAGGGAGATCTTCCCTATAAGAGCTGGCTTTTCAAATATGTACTTAATGGGATCCATATGAGAAATGAGCTGCGTGGTGTAATAGAGAATATCCAGCTGTAGCTTGTGTGATGCCCATGCTAGGGCACAATACGTCTTCTCAATGGTGATGTAGTTGATCTCATAACTAGTGAACTTCTTGCTTAAGTAGTaaatttccctttctttctgATCAAGCTCACTTAGTTGGCCTAACATGCAACCCATGGAGGTTTTTGTATCGCTAGGTAAAGGATCAATGGATATCCCGGTGTCAGGGGAACCAAAACAAGAGGGTTCAACAGATACTACTTGATCTTGTCAAAGGCCGCTTGGCATTCATCTGTCCATTCTGTCTTGGTGTCTTTCTTTAAAAGCTTAAACAGTGGATCACATGTGGTGGTTAACTGTGCTATGAAGCGAGCTATGTAATTGACTTTGCCTAAGAAGCTGTGATTCTATTTCTCAGTTTGCTGTGTCAGCATATCCCGGATGGCTTGGAGTTTTGCCGGGTCCACTTCGATTCCTCTTTGGTTGACTATAAAGCCAAGTAATTTCCCTAAACTagctccaaaggcgcacttgtTAAGGTTTAGTCTCAATCTGTACTTGATAAGGCACTTGAATAGCTTTCTCAAATCTACCAAATAATCCCTGGTAGTGCAGGATTTGGCAATCATGTCGTCTACGTAGACTTCAATCTCtttatgcatcatatcatggaaCAAGGTTACTATGGTTTGCTGATAAGTAGCCCTTGCATTTTTTAAGCCGAGTGGCATGACATCATATGCATAGGTTCCCCAATGAGTGGTGAATGCTATCTTAGCTTTGTCTTCCTTGgccatcttgatttggttaTAGCCTGAGAATTCGTCCATGAAGGAGAAGAACCTGTTGGTAGCGATATTATCGATCAGTGTATCGATATGCGACAATGGGAAATTGTCCTTGGGATTGGCCCGGTTCAAATCCCTGTAATCAACACACATGCGTACTTTCCCATCTTTCTTAGGCACGGAAACAATGTTGGTGACCCAATTTGAGTAGGCTATCGCGGTAAGGAAATTGGCTTTCAACTgcttttctacttcttctttgatcttcaaaATAATTTCAGATTTCATCCTCCGAAGGGCTTGCCGCATTGGGGGGCACTCGAGTTTGACTGGAATTCTGTGCACGACAATCTCAGTATCTAACCTTGGCATATCTTGGTAAGACCAAGCGAAGATCTCTTTGAATTCCTTGAGTAGCGCTATAAGCTCATGTTTCAAGTCCTTAGGAAAGTTTACCACAAACTTGATGGGTTCTTCATTCTTGCCTTCATAGGCAAGGTTAATCACTTCTGTCTTTTCTATGTTAGGCTTGGACCCTATGCTCTCTCTGTTTAGAGCTTCCAAAATATCATGAGGCAGACTCAGAATTTCCTCTAATCCTTCAATATCATGTTCCAACTCTATTTTTTCATTCGTGTCATCAATATCCTCGTTATAGCAACAGGACGATGTACTTGCTTGGGAATCAGAATAGATCCTATAGAACGGAACATATACAAGGAAACATAAGACAATTTGCACACACATATTCATAGGAAAGCAAGTAAAGTGATAAATGCAAGGATTTCCTGAATAATACGCTGGATAATTTCATTAGCGGATTATAGATAGGGGGATAACAAAGTTCATGCCTGATAATGATAAAaaggaaacattttttttctttggaaaatAAACTGGAAAATGCAAGCAAGAAATGCAGGAAATAggaaataaatattcaaaacaaacTAGATATGCTATTCCAACTCTTTTGGGCAATTAGAGGACCCTACCACACGATAATGGAATACTCCTTACTCAGCCGGTGCAACCACAAAGTAGGGCTTGGCGATCCAATAGCCTACTGTCTTGCTTGGCATGCAGGGCCTAATGGTGGCAGTCGGATCATCCCCTAGGGATATGATGGCATTCACTGAGAATTCTTCTAGACAAAGCTAGATGAGACAAGCCAGATCTGATTCTTCCTTACGTGATCCCTGTACTACTATTGATTTGATGATCTCGACTGGAGCTGGAAAAGTGACCCTGATGTGGGGATTAGACATCCCTTGGCTAATgcacttccttttttttcctctggaAGCCTAGAAAAGTTCTTCGTTAGAGGGGTTGTAATCCTCCTTTGTTGTCTAGGAGTTCAATCAAAGAAGCCTTCCCATGTCCTACAACACCGAGGCCTTAGCCTAACTGATAGCCAAATTTGAGCATCTCCTTGGTAGCCATTAAAGTAGTGGAGGGCCATGCTGACTCGAGTTCTGAAACTCTAGAAATCATGGAGATTGGCTCgaaattgtgaaaaattgcCTCCAAAAAGGCATTGGTACCAATGTAGGGAACATAAGTCTCCTTGAAGAAAGTCAGGGATTCCTCAGCCATAATAGTGATCATTAGATTCTCAAATGGAAACTTGAGTCTCTGATGAAAGGTAGAAGCAACTGCACCTGCCGCATGTAGCCAAGGCCTCCCTAGGAGCATATTATATGGGGAATCCACCTTGATGACTTGGAAGTTGACCATGAAAAACATGGGACCAATTCCAATTGCTAACTCAATTTCGCCTTACACCTCCCAGAAAGTGCCATCAAAAGCTCTAATAATCATGGTGGTAGGGCAGATAAGAGAGGATCCACATTCAAGCGCTCTATAGTGTACATCAGGCAAACATTCAGAGCCAACCCGTTGTCAATCAGTACTCTGGCGATGATCATATCTTCACACTTTACTATAATGTACATAGGCAAAGTATGCTCTCTACCTTCTGGTGGTGGCTTGTCATCCATAAAGGAAATCTGGTTGGTGGCCAACATTGTTGAGACCATACCTTCAAAGGCGGATTCTGTAGCACTTGTAGGAACACATGTCTCCTTCAAGACTTTCAAGAGAGCCTTGCGGTGGACATTAAAGGATAGCAATAGCGCCAAGATGGAAATTTGAGCCGGTGACTTGTTTAGCTGCTGAATCACGTTGTACTCTGAGTTTCTAATAATTTTCAAGAATTCTTCGGCCTCTTCAGTTATGACCCTCTGACAGGTTCAGCTGTACCCTTgccaatttctttctttctcttttctaacTCCTCAAGAGTATAGTAGTGGCCACTTCTAGTAAGCCCAGATAGACTTGAAGAGATATTGGAGTAGACCTCCTCTTTTCTGGTTTGAATGGAGATCAATGACACATCATATTTCTAGGGGACAcgataattatctttataagGGAACGGCTTCGGCATGCGAATGATAACACCCTCCTGAGTTTGCAAATTGGGCACTATAGAGAATGTCTTTGGATCAATGACCACCAGACTTGGTAGATTGGCTTCAAGGGCCTTTGAGCTGGATACACCAGAGATTCTTGAGGCGGGCTTTGGAAAAATAAGAGGATTAAAACCTCAGATAGCGGGAACGATGGCAACCCTCTCTTATACTGACGATGAAGCTGGCCCTGTGATTGCAAGCAATGCAAGAACTAAAGGAGCGAATCATCCAATAGCAGTCGGGACTTGCCCTTTCCCTAAATCTGATGACCCCGGATCCGCAGGCGTTTATATGATCTCTTCAATGACTATTGAAGAGGAAGGTGCTAAAGTAACCTGGCCAAGGTGTTTCAGTAAATATTTGTCTCAATCCTTCCTTGATCCAACT
This region includes:
- the LOC126708301 gene encoding uncharacterized protein LOC126708301; protein product: MVKLSEGDDMRQLHIEVRGVPTYCMNIKECMSVEVEADGKPWYHDIKAYIKSSEYSPDATDSEKKFIRRMACQFFLSGEVLYKRNHDSTLLRCIDASKAYHLMEEMHEGLLGAHASGPLLARKIISRSLLAHHVK